From Pirellulales bacterium, the proteins below share one genomic window:
- the holA gene encoding DNA polymerase III subunit delta, which translates to MSGVTTALDFLDRPVPAVAAVCAIFGDEPFLKQESLDHLRTAVLGDQDGEFSLSEFRGDEASVHEVFDCLSTVALFGTGRRLVILRDADDFVSRHRQTLEAYVAKPKSSGVLVLEVAGWPSNTKLAKAVAAEGLSIECKTPSTPAIAKWLIARALKIHRARLDRQAAELLLDTLEPDLGLLDQELAKLALSAGVDGTIDAKLVRELVGGWRTKTTWDMLDLAASGHAAEAILQLERLLSAGENPVGILAQIGSTLRRFAAAARLVDQAERTGRRVNLKHALEAAGFKTFVLGKAENQLRQLGRQRSANLYRWVLEADLALKGSSSAPARARIALERLIARLSTAATPA; encoded by the coding sequence ATGTCCGGCGTAACAACGGCATTGGACTTTCTCGATCGGCCGGTACCGGCAGTTGCCGCGGTGTGCGCCATCTTTGGGGACGAACCGTTTCTCAAGCAAGAGTCGCTCGATCATTTACGTACCGCCGTGCTGGGGGACCAAGATGGCGAATTCTCGCTGTCCGAGTTCCGCGGTGATGAAGCCAGCGTGCATGAAGTGTTCGACTGCCTGTCGACGGTCGCACTGTTCGGTACGGGCCGGCGGCTCGTCATTCTGCGCGATGCCGATGATTTTGTCTCACGGCATCGACAAACACTGGAAGCCTATGTCGCCAAGCCAAAGTCCAGCGGTGTTCTTGTACTGGAGGTAGCGGGCTGGCCATCGAACACGAAGCTGGCCAAAGCCGTGGCGGCCGAGGGTCTGTCGATCGAATGCAAGACACCCAGCACGCCTGCGATTGCGAAATGGCTGATCGCACGAGCGTTGAAAATACATCGCGCCCGGCTCGATCGTCAGGCGGCCGAGTTGCTTCTCGATACCTTGGAGCCGGATTTGGGTCTGTTGGACCAGGAATTGGCCAAACTGGCGTTGTCGGCTGGTGTCGACGGCACGATCGACGCCAAGCTGGTCCGTGAACTCGTCGGCGGCTGGCGCACTAAAACCACTTGGGACATGCTCGACCTGGCCGCCTCAGGGCATGCGGCCGAGGCCATTCTGCAACTTGAGCGACTGTTGTCGGCCGGCGAGAATCCGGTTGGCATCTTGGCACAGATCGGCTCGACGCTGCGTCGCTTTGCGGCTGCCGCACGCCTGGTCGACCAGGCAGAGCGGACCGGCCGGCGCGTCAACCTCAAGCACGCGCTCGAGGCAGCCGGATTCAAAACGTTCGTGCTGGGGAAGGCCGAGAACCAATTGCGACAACTCGGCCGACAACGAAGTGCCAATCTTTACCGCTGGGTCCTGGAAGCCGATTTGGCATTGAAGGGCTCTAGTTCGGCGCCCGCGCGGGCGCGTATCGCGCTCGAACGGCTGATTGCGCGGTTATCGACGGCGGCCACGCCGGCCTAA
- the solA gene encoding N-methyl-L-tryptophan oxidase — translation MAAYDVIVFGTGGIGSAALSSLARRGVRVLGLDQFPPAHDRGSSHGRTRLIRQAYFEHPDYVPLVLRAYTLWTDLSARRGRSLFRETGLLQVGRADGTVLPGVMASAARHRLDVERLDGTEIERRWPGYAVPAPLAGVYEPRAGILQVEQCVQAHLDDAREAGATLSTDEAVIDFRTGTDGITVETVRSRYTANRLVITAGPWGSRWLTELGVPLVVRRKPLFWFATASPVYRASNGCPAFLYETPRGVFYGFPEVEPGEIKVAEHSGGQIVDDPATIDRELDRNDQARVEQFINEFLPQVSPRLVAHTVCMYTMSPDEHFIVDRLPSDERISFAAGLSGHGFKFAPVLGEALADLALDGRSSLPIDFLACNRAALQTPK, via the coding sequence ATGGCTGCATACGATGTGATCGTTTTCGGGACCGGTGGAATCGGCAGCGCCGCGCTATCGTCTCTCGCCCGACGTGGCGTCCGAGTGCTGGGGCTCGATCAGTTCCCGCCGGCGCACGATCGTGGCAGCTCGCACGGCCGGACGCGATTGATCCGCCAGGCCTACTTTGAACATCCCGACTATGTGCCCTTGGTGCTGCGCGCCTACACGCTGTGGACTGATCTGAGCGCGCGCCGCGGCAGGTCCTTGTTTCGCGAGACGGGGCTGCTGCAAGTTGGCAGGGCCGATGGAACGGTCCTGCCGGGCGTGATGGCGAGCGCCGCGCGCCACAGGCTCGACGTCGAACGGCTAGACGGAACAGAGATCGAACGTCGCTGGCCCGGTTACGCGGTGCCAGCGCCTCTCGCCGGAGTCTACGAACCGCGGGCGGGCATTTTACAGGTCGAGCAATGTGTCCAAGCCCATCTCGATGACGCCCGTGAAGCCGGCGCCACATTGTCGACTGATGAAGCGGTAATTGATTTTCGTACGGGTACGGATGGAATTACAGTTGAAACGGTGCGCAGTCGCTACACCGCAAACCGACTCGTGATCACGGCTGGCCCCTGGGGGAGCCGCTGGTTGACCGAGCTTGGCGTGCCGCTGGTCGTGCGACGCAAGCCACTGTTCTGGTTCGCCACCGCGTCCCCGGTTTATCGAGCGTCGAACGGTTGCCCGGCATTCTTGTACGAGACGCCGAGGGGCGTTTTTTATGGCTTCCCAGAAGTTGAGCCTGGCGAGATTAAAGTTGCCGAACACTCGGGCGGGCAAATCGTCGACGACCCGGCGACAATCGACCGAGAACTCGACCGCAATGACCAGGCGCGGGTGGAACAGTTCATCAATGAGTTCCTGCCGCAAGTTTCCCCTCGCCTCGTCGCGCACACCGTGTGCATGTATACAATGAGTCCGGACGAGCATTTCATAGTCGACCGGCTACCGAGCGACGAGCGCATTTCTTTCGCCGCCGGACTTTCAGGGCACGGGTTTAAATTTGCGCCCGTGTTGGGCGAGGCCCTGGCCGATCTGGCGCTCGACGGCCGCAGTTCCTTGCCGATCGACTTTCTCGCCTGCAACCGTGCAGCGTTGCAAACCCCTAAGTAG
- a CDS encoding PVC-type heme-binding CxxCH protein: MTAFRNLIAVILLADAGLSAQADDRLSVLFLGDQGHHRPAVIHAAVAAEFAKDGIDLSYTANVAELTADRLSRFDCLLIYRDSGDLPPEAEAALLAYIDRGNGLVAVHCASHCFRNSTKYTALVGGRFDHHETGEFRAKIIDAQHPALRGVTSFESWDETYVHNELSNDRQVLMVREHLNGYEPYTWVRQQGKGRVYYSALGHDERTWRVPEYRRQLVAAIRWAAGRVKDDVPATEYIDAGEGLPNYVSGEKWGTEGDRLKRMPKPLSPADSQRHVHLPEGFRIELFAAEPDIVKPIAMSFDERGRLWVAESVDYPNTLRDDPQQNGDDRIKICEDSDGDGRADRFTVFADRLNLPTSVLPVRGGAIVAVAPHLLYLEDTDGDLRADKRTVLFTGFGRRDTHAVTSNLHYGLDNWVYAAVGYSGGAVRVHDVEHNFKQGVYRFRPDGSDFEVLTSTSNNTWGLGLSAAGDIFASTANNEHSIFLAIPNRYFESVRGWHGAGSRTIEDHKHYHPIAEDVRQMDWHGAFTAASGHELYTARTFPPEYWNRAALVCEPTGHLVHLDWLVPQGSSFVAHDGYNLLASTDPWSAPIAAQVGPDGAVWVLDWYNYVVQHNPTPHGFQTGPGNAYETTLRDKAHGRVYRVVYGQNAGAPAPHLDRDKSAALLAGLSHENLFWRLQAQRLLVERGSGDVATELVQLATRDGNSDAALHAVATLAGLCRGENAATTSVSSSSQQGGSERDGQAIASKSSIVDHLAKACADILSVEPQRGSDLRRVALRFLPRSKDAVKSVLAFLKDQDAQVRLDALLALAEMPGDVHTASAMVELLSQPETAKDRWIPLAATSAAARAAADFIFVAARAGVPEPAPKPLVATIRTVAEHYARSMPSSAVAEMLNALADADPSIASAAVAGLAAGWPTDAPPEINKDLEAGFARLLRRLPGSAGLPVITLANRWGAGDGLRAAAAEMRAALLAEVADAERSDDARLAALTGTLTLGIDEKGATQVAELITPKASPEFAVGVLEGLGRTNAPEVGSAIVKAWTRFTPDAQSKAAAVLLRRPEWTRAFLAALNANAVPLASLSVEVEQRLANHADAELRQAAQNLLARGGRLADPDRQQVFDRLRPLADKRGDAVAGKLVFEKNCAKCHRHGGAGGNVGPDLTGMAARKRVDILTDVLDPNRSVEGNFQQYTVVTSDGRVLSGLMASETRTTIELLDAEARKQVILRDEIDELTSSKQSIMPEGFEKLPSEDLVNLLEFLAARGRYFPLPLDKAATAVSTIGMFYDHAATAERLIFTDWNPRKLCGIPFHLIDPRGDRVRNVIMLYSPNGTYPPQMPKVVSVPCNAPAKTLHLLSGVSGWGYPLGQKGSLTMTVRLVYTDGQAEDHPLRNGEHFADYIRQVDVPGSKFAARLRDQQIRYLSIEPRRRVEIERVEFIKGDDATAPVVMAATVETVE, encoded by the coding sequence ATGACCGCATTCAGAAACTTAATCGCCGTCATTTTATTGGCCGACGCAGGGTTATCGGCGCAGGCCGACGATCGGCTGAGCGTGTTATTCCTCGGCGATCAGGGACATCATCGGCCCGCCGTGATTCACGCGGCGGTGGCTGCGGAGTTCGCAAAAGATGGTATCGACCTTTCCTACACCGCAAACGTCGCCGAACTGACCGCCGACCGGCTGAGCCGCTTTGATTGCCTGCTTATTTATCGCGACAGTGGCGACCTGCCTCCAGAAGCCGAAGCCGCGCTATTGGCCTACATCGATCGTGGCAATGGTTTGGTCGCCGTCCATTGTGCCTCGCACTGCTTTCGGAACAGCACAAAATATACGGCGCTCGTCGGCGGGCGATTTGATCATCACGAAACAGGTGAGTTCCGCGCCAAGATCATCGACGCTCAACATCCGGCCCTGCGCGGTGTCACGAGCTTTGAAAGCTGGGACGAAACGTACGTCCATAACGAACTGTCGAACGATCGCCAGGTGCTGATGGTGCGCGAGCATCTGAACGGTTACGAGCCCTACACCTGGGTTCGCCAACAGGGCAAAGGACGCGTTTACTATTCCGCCCTGGGACACGACGAACGCACGTGGCGCGTCCCCGAGTACCGCCGACAACTGGTGGCCGCGATACGCTGGGCAGCCGGCCGAGTAAAGGACGACGTGCCGGCTACGGAATACATCGACGCCGGCGAGGGATTACCAAACTACGTCTCGGGCGAGAAATGGGGCACCGAAGGGGACCGCCTCAAGCGCATGCCCAAACCACTTTCGCCGGCCGACTCGCAACGGCACGTGCATCTGCCCGAAGGTTTTCGCATCGAGCTGTTCGCGGCGGAGCCCGATATCGTTAAGCCGATTGCTATGTCTTTCGACGAACGCGGCCGGCTGTGGGTGGCCGAGAGTGTCGACTATCCGAACACACTGCGCGACGATCCTCAGCAAAACGGCGATGATCGCATCAAAATCTGCGAAGATTCCGACGGCGATGGCCGAGCCGATCGGTTCACGGTATTCGCCGATCGATTGAACCTGCCCACGAGCGTCCTTCCCGTGCGCGGCGGAGCTATCGTCGCTGTCGCGCCGCACCTGTTATATCTGGAAGATACCGACGGCGACCTGCGTGCCGACAAACGCACGGTTCTATTTACCGGCTTCGGCCGACGCGATACGCATGCGGTGACTTCGAATCTGCATTACGGCCTCGACAATTGGGTTTACGCCGCCGTGGGCTACAGTGGCGGTGCGGTGCGTGTGCATGACGTCGAACACAATTTCAAGCAGGGCGTATACCGGTTTCGGCCAGATGGCAGTGATTTCGAAGTTTTAACGTCGACGAGCAACAACACCTGGGGTTTGGGCCTCTCGGCGGCGGGAGATATCTTCGCCTCGACGGCCAACAACGAGCACAGCATTTTCCTGGCCATACCCAACCGGTACTTCGAGAGCGTCCGCGGCTGGCATGGCGCCGGCAGCAGAACGATTGAGGATCACAAGCACTATCACCCCATCGCCGAAGATGTGCGACAGATGGATTGGCACGGTGCCTTCACGGCCGCCTCGGGACACGAGCTGTATACGGCGCGGACTTTTCCTCCTGAATATTGGAACCGCGCCGCGTTGGTGTGCGAGCCGACCGGTCACCTGGTGCATCTTGACTGGCTTGTTCCCCAGGGAAGCAGCTTTGTCGCCCACGACGGCTACAACTTACTGGCCAGTACCGATCCCTGGTCGGCCCCCATTGCTGCGCAAGTCGGGCCCGACGGGGCCGTGTGGGTGCTTGATTGGTACAACTACGTCGTGCAACACAATCCGACGCCGCACGGGTTTCAGACGGGGCCGGGCAACGCCTACGAGACGACGCTCCGCGACAAGGCGCACGGTCGCGTCTATCGAGTCGTGTACGGTCAGAACGCCGGCGCGCCCGCGCCGCACCTGGATCGCGACAAATCCGCTGCGCTGCTTGCCGGCCTTTCGCACGAAAACCTTTTCTGGCGTTTGCAGGCGCAGCGTCTGCTCGTCGAACGAGGTTCGGGCGACGTAGCAACTGAGCTCGTGCAACTCGCCACACGAGACGGCAACTCCGACGCAGCGCTGCATGCCGTCGCCACGCTGGCCGGCCTGTGCCGTGGCGAGAATGCGGCGACTACATCCGTCTCCTCCTCTTCCCAGCAAGGAGGCAGCGAGAGAGACGGGCAGGCAATTGCCTCAAAGTCCTCGATCGTAGACCACCTGGCAAAAGCTTGTGCCGACATACTGTCGGTCGAACCGCAGCGGGGCTCGGATCTTCGTCGCGTCGCGCTGCGTTTTCTACCGCGCAGCAAGGATGCCGTGAAATCCGTGCTGGCGTTCCTTAAAGACCAGGACGCGCAAGTTCGGCTAGACGCGCTGTTGGCGCTCGCCGAAATGCCGGGCGATGTCCACACCGCCTCGGCCATGGTGGAACTGTTGTCGCAGCCGGAAACCGCGAAAGATCGCTGGATTCCGCTAGCCGCCACGAGTGCTGCGGCGCGTGCCGCCGCGGACTTCATTTTTGTTGCTGCGCGAGCTGGCGTCCCAGAGCCCGCGCCGAAACCACTCGTAGCAACGATCCGCACGGTCGCGGAGCATTACGCACGGAGCATGCCTTCGTCGGCCGTCGCGGAGATGCTAAACGCGTTGGCGGATGCGGACCCGTCGATAGCTAGTGCCGCAGTGGCCGGCCTGGCCGCCGGCTGGCCGACCGACGCACCTCCCGAAATCAACAAGGACTTGGAAGCTGGATTCGCGCGATTGCTGCGACGTCTACCCGGTTCGGCAGGATTACCGGTCATCACGCTCGCCAACCGTTGGGGCGCTGGCGACGGCTTGCGTGCTGCGGCAGCGGAGATGCGTGCGGCACTATTGGCCGAGGTGGCAGATGCCGAACGCTCTGACGATGCTCGCTTAGCGGCACTAACGGGGACGCTCACTCTGGGTATCGATGAAAAGGGTGCCACGCAAGTCGCCGAGTTGATTACCCCCAAGGCCAGCCCCGAGTTTGCCGTAGGCGTGCTCGAAGGACTCGGCCGGACAAACGCACCAGAAGTCGGATCCGCAATCGTAAAAGCCTGGACGCGCTTCACTCCTGATGCACAGAGTAAAGCGGCGGCCGTGCTGCTGCGCCGGCCGGAATGGACGCGGGCGTTTCTGGCGGCACTGAATGCCAACGCCGTTCCACTGGCCAGCCTTTCGGTGGAAGTCGAACAGCGATTGGCCAATCACGCGGACGCTGAATTGCGACAAGCGGCCCAAAATCTTCTTGCGCGCGGCGGCCGGTTGGCAGACCCGGACCGGCAGCAAGTTTTCGACCGGTTGCGTCCCCTGGCCGACAAGCGCGGTGACGCCGTTGCCGGCAAGCTGGTGTTCGAGAAAAACTGTGCCAAATGCCATCGCCACGGGGGCGCGGGGGGCAATGTTGGACCGGACCTTACCGGCATGGCGGCGCGCAAGCGGGTCGACATCCTTACCGACGTACTCGATCCCAACCGGTCGGTCGAGGGTAATTTCCAGCAGTACACCGTGGTCACAAGCGATGGTCGTGTGCTCTCGGGTTTGATGGCTTCCGAGACGCGCACCACGATCGAACTACTCGACGCCGAGGCGCGCAAGCAAGTGATCCTGCGCGATGAAATCGACGAGCTCACCAGTTCGAAGCAATCGATCATGCCCGAGGGTTTTGAAAAATTGCCCAGCGAAGATTTGGTCAATCTACTTGAGTTTCTCGCAGCGCGCGGACGGTATTTTCCGTTGCCACTCGATAAGGCAGCAACCGCCGTGAGCACCATCGGCATGTTCTATGACCATGCGGCAACGGCCGAGCGGCTGATCTTCACCGACTGGAACCCGCGTAAACTGTGTGGCATCCCGTTTCATCTGATCGATCCACGCGGTGACCGGGTGCGTAACGTCATCATGCTCTACAGTCCTAACGGCACTTACCCACCCCAAATGCCCAAGGTGGTGAGTGTGCCCTGTAATGCGCCCGCCAAGACACTCCACCTGTTGAGTGGCGTCAGCGGTTGGGGATATCCGCTAGGTCAGAAAGGATCGCTAACAATGACCGTACGGCTGGTTTATACGGACGGTCAGGCTGAAGACCACCCATTGCGCAACGGCGAACATTTCGCCGATTACATCCGCCAGGTGGACGTGCCCGGCTCGAAGTTCGCAGCGCGCCTGCGCGACCAGCAAATTCGCTATCTATCGATCGAGCCGCGGCGCCGCGTGGAAATCGAGCGCGTCGAATTCATCAAGGGAGATGACGCTACGGCGCCGGTCGTGATGGCAGCGACGGTCGAGACCGTCGAATGA
- a CDS encoding DEAD/DEAH box helicase has product MTAPVAWSWQKQAEQPPETWSLVLSALTTIGGPPGDKASEPEAQKPATAADLLKHFDTASTPGSRPIPRSLASGVNAVPPKVVSIQLRAPRFAVRSYQFTPRGDDHARALPKSADEAPAPSAPLSIGTSPACRSYTRVKPPEDVIGLVDRLSVLLEPPLESLLAGECLEFPAQPFPFQMEGVAFLYPRHAALLADEMGLGKTMQSITAMRLLIHTREVRRVLLVCPKPLVSNWCREFHRWAPELPLLVIEGDRAKRRWQWQQAEAPIMIANYELLRRDTDIVTAPDLHFDLVVLDESQRIKNRSGSTSQVVRAISRTRSWALTGTPVENSPDDLIGIFDFLRPGHLSSSMKPRRLGRVAGDYVLRRTKSQVLADLPPKLFRDADLDLLPEQRESYRLAEEEGVLRLTEMGDAATIQHVFELILRLKQICNFDPATGASAKLERLTADMEEVAASGQKVLVFSQWVETLTTLRKRLARFKPLEYHGSVPAANRDGVLREFHDDPRRHILLLSYGAGGVGLNLQFASYVFLFDRWWNPAVEDQAINRAHRIGAAGPVTVTRFLSPGTIEERIEQILRDKRELFDAIFSGAATPRLGLSQEQIFGLFRLKCPAGPVHAAG; this is encoded by the coding sequence ATGACCGCTCCCGTGGCCTGGTCATGGCAAAAGCAGGCCGAGCAGCCACCGGAGACCTGGTCGCTCGTGCTATCCGCCTTGACCACTATTGGCGGCCCTCCCGGTGACAAAGCGAGTGAGCCCGAAGCTCAAAAGCCCGCCACGGCGGCTGACCTTCTAAAGCATTTTGACACAGCATCGACACCAGGCAGCAGGCCAATCCCCAGATCGCTGGCGAGCGGTGTCAATGCTGTACCGCCGAAGGTCGTATCGATTCAACTTCGGGCGCCGCGTTTTGCGGTGCGCAGCTATCAGTTCACTCCACGGGGTGACGACCACGCGCGGGCCCTGCCGAAGTCTGCGGACGAGGCCCCCGCGCCATCAGCGCCTCTTTCGATTGGCACAAGCCCCGCTTGCCGATCGTACACGCGCGTTAAGCCGCCCGAGGACGTGATCGGTTTGGTCGACCGGCTGTCAGTGCTGTTGGAGCCGCCGCTAGAGTCGCTGTTGGCCGGTGAGTGCCTGGAGTTTCCGGCCCAGCCCTTTCCGTTTCAGATGGAGGGGGTGGCGTTCTTGTATCCGCGGCACGCGGCACTACTGGCCGACGAAATGGGTCTGGGCAAGACGATGCAGTCGATCACGGCGATGCGGCTGCTGATCCATACCCGTGAAGTCCGACGCGTGTTGCTGGTCTGCCCCAAGCCACTGGTTTCGAACTGGTGCCGCGAGTTCCATCGCTGGGCGCCAGAATTGCCCCTATTGGTAATCGAAGGCGACCGAGCGAAGCGACGTTGGCAATGGCAGCAGGCCGAGGCGCCGATAATGATTGCCAATTACGAGCTCCTGCGGCGTGATACGGATATTGTCACCGCCCCGGATTTACATTTCGATCTGGTCGTATTGGACGAATCGCAACGGATAAAAAATCGTTCTGGCAGCACGTCACAGGTTGTGCGGGCGATTTCGCGCACCCGAAGTTGGGCGCTGACCGGCACGCCCGTCGAGAACAGCCCCGATGACCTCATAGGCATTTTTGATTTCCTGCGTCCGGGCCATCTTAGTTCCAGCATGAAGCCGCGCCGCCTGGGGCGCGTGGCCGGCGATTACGTGTTGCGACGGACGAAATCGCAAGTGTTGGCGGACCTGCCGCCGAAATTGTTTCGCGATGCCGATTTGGATTTGCTTCCCGAACAGCGCGAGTCGTACCGACTGGCCGAAGAAGAAGGCGTGCTGCGACTTACCGAGATGGGTGATGCCGCCACGATTCAACACGTATTCGAACTAATCTTGCGGCTGAAGCAGATCTGCAATTTCGACCCGGCCACCGGTGCCAGCGCCAAACTTGAACGCCTGACGGCCGATATGGAAGAGGTGGCGGCCAGCGGCCAGAAAGTGCTAGTCTTCAGCCAGTGGGTAGAGACTCTGACGACGCTCCGCAAACGGTTAGCGCGGTTCAAGCCGCTCGAATATCACGGCAGCGTGCCAGCCGCGAACCGCGACGGCGTGTTGCGCGAATTCCACGACGATCCGCGTCGGCATATCCTGCTGTTGAGCTACGGAGCTGGTGGCGTGGGACTGAACCTGCAATTTGCCAGCTACGTGTTTCTCTTCGATCGCTGGTGGAATCCCGCCGTCGAAGATCAAGCGATCAACCGTGCGCACCGGATTGGTGCCGCAGGGCCTGTCACGGTGACGCGATTTCTCAGCCCCGGAACGATCGAAGAACGGATCGAGCAAATACTGCGCGACAAGCGCGAGTTGTTCGATGCGATTTTCTCGGGCGCGGCCACGCCGCGTCTAGGGCTGTCGCAGGAACAGATTTTCGGACTGTTCCGACTCAAATGTCCGGCAGGACCGGTGCACGCGGCGGGGTAG